The following coding sequences lie in one Leptospira inadai serovar Lyme str. 10 genomic window:
- a CDS encoding transketolase, which yields MNDIKELKEFANNIRKNVIKMVTAAKSGHPGGPLGLADIYAVLYKKVLNHKPTDPEWEDRDRLILSNGHVCAVRYAAMAQSGFFPESELLTFRNINSRLQGHPSTRYLKGIESSSGSLGQGLSVSVGIALGARLAKKNYTVYACISDGECGEGMTWEAAQSAAHYKTDNLIAFMDKNGIQIDGFTKDVMNLEPLDKKFAAFGWNVIQADGHDIAAILSAFEKAKTHKGSPSIILFTTVLGKGVSFMENNPAWHGTPPNAEQEKKALEELDALSV from the coding sequence ATGAACGATATCAAGGAACTAAAAGAATTCGCCAATAACATACGCAAGAATGTGATTAAGATGGTCACTGCGGCCAAGTCGGGCCACCCGGGCGGTCCCCTTGGTCTTGCCGATATATATGCCGTTCTCTATAAGAAGGTTTTGAATCACAAACCCACCGATCCGGAATGGGAAGATAGGGATCGTTTGATTCTTTCCAACGGTCACGTTTGTGCCGTCCGTTATGCGGCAATGGCTCAATCGGGGTTCTTCCCCGAGTCCGAATTATTGACGTTTCGAAATATCAACTCGAGACTACAAGGTCACCCTTCCACTCGTTATCTCAAAGGAATCGAAAGCTCGTCCGGATCTTTGGGCCAAGGTCTTTCCGTTTCGGTGGGGATCGCGCTCGGAGCACGTTTAGCTAAAAAGAATTACACAGTTTATGCCTGTATCTCGGACGGAGAATGCGGAGAGGGAATGACCTGGGAAGCCGCTCAATCCGCCGCACATTATAAAACCGATAATTTGATCGCATTCATGGATAAGAACGGGATTCAAATCGACGGCTTTACGAAAGACGTCATGAACTTGGAACCCTTGGACAAGAAATTTGCCGCTTTCGGTTGGAATGTTATCCAAGCGGATGGACACGACATTGCCGCAATTCTATCGGCTTTCGAAAAAGCGAAAACTCATAAAGGATCTCCCTCGATTATCCTCTTTACCACCGTACTCGGGAAAGGGGTCTCTTTTATGGAAAACAATCCGGCTTGGCATGGAACTCCTCCGAACGCGGAGCAGGAAAAGAAGGCGTTGGAAGAACTAGACGCTCTTAGCGTTTAA
- a CDS encoding transglutaminase-like domain-containing protein, which translates to MQSSDSPYGTVPFPPDKIEDKFYQLEFSTSAERSRIIGEIASMIPWQVRICEVADELKDPTLRVFARGAAPAVHAERITLRYVALAEKGHPNHYDDLEEGVFLLSSVIEPELSYPEFRTYLDRIALRVEELVDLNEDLASDDVKVHFLTRVLSQEEGFVGNHDEYEDPDNSFLHRVFIKKRGIPISLSVIYLLVAHRLRLPLYGVNMPLHFLLHFESSDYETHIDPYHGGVMLDRSTCIRFLKANGFQAHDRYFTHASSLTILKRMFRNLIHIYRKKENREMEKILSRHLLALDNKWKP; encoded by the coding sequence ATGCAATCCTCCGACTCACCTTACGGAACAGTTCCCTTCCCGCCTGATAAGATCGAGGATAAGTTTTATCAGCTTGAGTTTTCGACTTCGGCGGAAAGATCTAGAATTATCGGCGAGATTGCGTCGATGATTCCCTGGCAGGTTCGCATTTGCGAGGTCGCCGACGAGCTAAAAGATCCGACATTACGCGTATTCGCGAGAGGGGCTGCCCCTGCGGTTCATGCCGAACGGATAACCTTGCGTTATGTGGCATTGGCTGAAAAAGGGCATCCCAACCACTATGACGATTTGGAGGAAGGGGTATTCCTGCTCTCCTCCGTGATAGAACCGGAATTATCCTATCCTGAATTTAGGACATATTTGGATCGAATCGCACTCAGAGTGGAAGAGTTAGTGGATCTAAACGAGGATCTGGCCTCGGATGACGTTAAAGTGCATTTCCTTACTCGAGTACTTTCCCAAGAGGAGGGGTTCGTGGGGAACCATGACGAATACGAAGATCCGGATAATTCCTTTTTGCATCGGGTCTTTATTAAGAAACGAGGAATCCCGATCTCCTTATCCGTAATTTATCTTTTGGTAGCGCACAGACTTCGTCTTCCATTGTACGGAGTAAATATGCCACTGCATTTTCTTTTGCATTTCGAATCCAGCGATTATGAGACGCATATCGACCCCTATCACGGCGGCGTGATGCTGGATCGTTCCACCTGCATTCGTTTCTTAAAAGCCAACGGCTTTCAAGCGCACGATCGATACTTTACTCATGCAAGCAGCCTCACGATTTTAAAGAGGATGTTCCGGAATTTAATACATATCTATCGAAAGAAGGAAAATCGTGAGATGGAAAAGATCCTTTCCAGACATCTTCTCGCGCTGGATAATAAGTGGAAACCTTGA
- a CDS encoding MBL fold metallo-hydrolase, with amino-acid sequence MKVYKYDSIPDIVEIGDGILKTEIPQPFYAPNNIYILPDGEPALIDSGYLANLGMLQKALRKVDLNLSKIKHIFYTHNHLDHLSAILTIRYYTDAKLYAMKGMAAGIGNYLEYVEVFNRASKRLVYKGHRSPEDRKREIVRLEAGNENLRMTLSRGDRIQPILKFDVELVEGDVIHAGGRDIGFLHTPGHNLWHLTPYLLEENIFFMGDLVLQNISSIYAEIDGNLEDYYRSLDRISKMSIRRLLPAHGPEPEDPKKAIKLLYKTLQILERGIIRRLKEKEYDLSSLTLEAMGEKVAHSGYYNTAMAILHSMVRKFVEKGWVEVVETEPPYETYRWIGDASA; translated from the coding sequence TTGAAAGTTTATAAGTATGATTCAATCCCAGACATAGTCGAAATCGGAGACGGTATTCTCAAAACCGAAATCCCCCAACCGTTTTATGCTCCCAATAATATTTATATTCTCCCGGACGGAGAACCTGCGCTGATCGATTCGGGATATCTCGCCAATCTCGGAATGCTTCAAAAAGCCCTTCGAAAAGTGGATTTGAATCTAAGCAAAATAAAACATATCTTCTATACCCATAATCATTTGGATCATCTGAGCGCGATTCTTACGATTCGATATTATACCGATGCTAAGCTGTATGCGATGAAAGGAATGGCAGCGGGTATCGGCAACTATTTGGAATACGTGGAAGTATTCAATAGAGCCTCCAAAAGGCTCGTTTATAAAGGGCATCGTTCTCCCGAGGATCGTAAACGGGAAATCGTTCGTCTGGAAGCGGGTAATGAAAATTTACGGATGACCCTGAGTCGCGGGGATCGGATACAACCGATTCTAAAATTCGATGTGGAATTAGTGGAAGGGGATGTGATCCACGCGGGGGGTAGGGACATAGGATTCCTGCACACTCCGGGTCATAATCTTTGGCATCTAACTCCCTATCTATTGGAAGAAAATATTTTCTTTATGGGGGATCTGGTTTTGCAGAATATTTCTTCCATTTATGCCGAGATCGACGGCAATCTCGAGGATTATTATAGATCACTCGATAGAATCTCCAAAATGTCGATCCGCCGATTGCTTCCCGCGCATGGACCGGAGCCCGAAGATCCGAAAAAGGCGATCAAATTATTATATAAGACTTTGCAGATATTGGAGAGAGGTATTATCCGCAGGTTAAAGGAAAAAGAATATGATCTTTCTAGCCTGACTCTCGAGGCGATGGGGGAAAAGGTAGCTCATTCCGGTTACTATAATACCGCAATGGCAATCCTGCATTCGATGGTGCGAAAATTCGTCGAAAAGGGTTGGGTCGAAGTCGTCGAAACGGAACCACCGTACGAGACTTATCGAT
- a CDS encoding LBF_2804 family protein: MEAGKDFFPEYKPGLLERWGINILQDYVRQEERKSGRNTGQIPTNFFPESNRIIRWVTFWAMHAGFWTTCGIILIETLFPESPEFLSPVFMEKWTYSGLALLFGTILEFYILYQLGLWGAYRLTSLAGMELEDDPELLTGNVNLLARMALEIPDPDLKLLGIDPLRLTDKRSFLVATFLYKAKVLLSNLLAKIVLRKIFARNSLRVYTDFIAAPITAIWDGVVIYSILSELRIRLISRVLAREITEQILERKDFLSKNAKLAFLSAVGNSVVFTQRFHPNLEYLLVKLYKAFDIASDATTFDDLETFRTLIQNLEESEKEACLRLLCLACSFDGKLSSFETKHIKRILGKEAEPRLALIAELSRYIRSGNLEACREKSNLFS; this comes from the coding sequence ATGGAAGCCGGCAAAGACTTTTTCCCCGAATACAAACCGGGTCTTTTAGAACGATGGGGGATCAATATTCTCCAAGATTATGTCCGGCAAGAAGAAAGAAAAAGCGGGCGAAACACCGGACAAATCCCTACGAATTTTTTTCCGGAAAGCAATCGAATCATTCGCTGGGTTACGTTTTGGGCGATGCACGCGGGTTTTTGGACTACCTGCGGCATCATTCTTATCGAAACGCTTTTTCCGGAATCTCCCGAATTCCTTTCTCCCGTTTTTATGGAAAAATGGACATACTCCGGGCTGGCACTGTTATTCGGAACGATATTAGAATTCTATATTCTGTATCAGCTCGGGTTATGGGGGGCATATCGATTGACGAGTCTAGCGGGAATGGAATTGGAAGACGATCCCGAATTACTGACGGGGAACGTAAACCTTCTCGCTCGAATGGCTTTGGAAATTCCCGATCCGGATTTAAAACTTTTGGGTATCGATCCGTTGCGACTAACGGATAAGAGAAGTTTTCTCGTCGCGACTTTTTTGTACAAAGCCAAAGTCCTTCTCTCTAATTTGTTGGCGAAAATAGTTCTGCGCAAAATTTTCGCCAGAAATTCGTTGCGAGTCTATACGGATTTCATTGCGGCTCCCATTACCGCAATATGGGACGGCGTAGTCATATATTCCATTCTTTCCGAACTAAGAATTCGATTGATTTCGAGAGTTTTAGCGAGAGAGATAACCGAGCAAATTTTGGAAAGAAAAGATTTCCTAAGTAAGAATGCGAAGCTGGCATTTTTATCGGCCGTCGGGAATTCGGTCGTTTTTACGCAAAGATTTCATCCGAATCTGGAGTATCTACTAGTCAAACTTTATAAGGCCTTCGATATCGCGTCCGACGCGACAACCTTCGACGATTTGGAAACGTTTAGGACTCTGATTCAAAATTTGGAGGAATCGGAAAAGGAAGCCTGTCTGAGATTATTATGCCTTGCTTGCTCCTTTGACGGAAAACTATCCTCTTTTGAAACGAAACATATTAAGCGAATTCTCGGTAAGGAAGCCGAACCGCGTTTGGCATTGATAGCCGAACTTTCTCGTTATATTCGCTCCGGTAATTTAGAGGCTTGTCGTGAAAAGAGTAACCTATTTTCCTAG
- a CDS encoding alkyl sulfatase dimerization domain-containing protein, with product MKKQNFIIHILVFISCSGSDPGSSLRRNTKLEEFNSEFERKIYKVAEGIYSAVGFGIANSILIVGKDGLIIVDTLEDLKSGEEVLAEFRKISDLPIKAIVYTHSHPDHIFGSPAFAISGNPEVFAHETLKTNIERLASETVPIIGSRSARMYGNYLTKEEVVNVGIGPYQGYNSSTKIDYLPPTKTFQEKLSVTIAGVPLELIHAPGETDDQIYVWIPDRKALLVGDNFYKSFPNLYTIRGTWFRSLKKWYRSLDIARALRPEYLVPSHGRPLNGSSGISGILTDYRDAIQFVHDQSLRGINRGFNPDDLVEYVKLPKHLASSPYLQEVYGKVSWSVRSMFNGNLGWFTGDSADLQPLSRNEQAKLVSDLAGGEEKLLAFAESKLEQKKYQSALQLTGYVLRINPGNKKAKEIRIRSLREFGLKENNANARHYYLTEASEIRDGFVAKFQVKPNPPLLRRYPLSIFFDNLAINLDPVASAKIDGKVSFKFKDTGEEFTIHLRKGIAEITPKLASDPNILVYLNSQDWKEMLLRIRNPVLTLRGFEYKKGNLLEFAKFLGNFSPMEPVLPYLGDN from the coding sequence ATGAAGAAACAAAATTTTATAATACATATTCTGGTTTTCATTTCATGCAGCGGATCCGATCCGGGATCGTCCCTGCGCCGGAATACGAAGTTGGAGGAATTCAATTCCGAATTCGAGCGGAAAATCTATAAAGTCGCCGAGGGAATATACTCGGCCGTCGGTTTCGGGATTGCAAACTCGATATTGATCGTCGGAAAGGACGGGCTGATTATCGTCGATACTTTGGAAGATCTTAAATCGGGCGAGGAGGTTTTAGCCGAGTTTCGTAAGATCTCCGATTTGCCGATTAAGGCGATCGTTTATACTCACAGTCATCCGGACCATATTTTCGGTTCTCCGGCATTTGCGATAAGCGGCAATCCGGAGGTTTTTGCCCATGAAACTTTGAAGACGAATATAGAAAGACTGGCTAGTGAAACGGTTCCTATCATCGGTTCCAGAAGCGCACGGATGTACGGAAATTACTTAACGAAAGAAGAGGTAGTTAACGTAGGAATAGGGCCTTACCAGGGATATAATAGCTCGACTAAAATCGATTACCTGCCTCCTACAAAAACGTTTCAGGAGAAATTATCGGTTACCATTGCGGGAGTTCCACTAGAATTGATTCATGCACCCGGAGAAACGGACGATCAAATTTACGTCTGGATTCCGGACCGCAAAGCCCTATTAGTGGGAGATAATTTCTACAAATCATTTCCGAATTTATATACGATTCGAGGAACTTGGTTTCGAAGTCTTAAAAAGTGGTATCGATCGTTGGATATTGCCCGGGCCCTTCGACCCGAATATCTAGTTCCTAGTCATGGGCGTCCTCTTAACGGGTCCTCCGGTATTTCCGGTATTTTAACCGATTACCGGGACGCGATTCAATTCGTTCACGATCAATCCCTGCGCGGAATCAATCGCGGATTCAACCCGGACGACTTAGTGGAATACGTAAAGTTGCCGAAACATTTAGCTTCTTCACCTTATCTCCAGGAAGTATACGGAAAAGTTTCCTGGTCCGTTCGTTCGATGTTTAACGGAAACCTTGGCTGGTTTACCGGGGACTCTGCCGACTTACAGCCGTTATCTAGGAATGAGCAGGCCAAACTAGTTTCCGATTTGGCAGGAGGCGAAGAGAAATTATTGGCGTTTGCCGAAAGCAAGCTGGAGCAAAAAAAATATCAATCAGCTCTTCAGTTAACAGGGTACGTTTTACGAATAAATCCCGGCAATAAGAAAGCGAAGGAAATACGGATTCGATCGTTACGAGAATTCGGGCTGAAAGAAAACAATGCGAATGCTCGGCATTATTATTTAACGGAAGCTTCAGAAATTCGAGACGGCTTTGTCGCAAAATTTCAGGTTAAGCCCAATCCTCCTCTGCTTCGCCGATATCCTCTCTCGATCTTTTTCGACAATCTTGCGATAAACTTGGATCCGGTCGCAAGCGCCAAGATAGACGGTAAGGTTTCCTTTAAATTCAAGGATACTGGGGAAGAGTTTACGATTCATCTGAGAAAGGGAATCGCCGAGATCACCCCAAAATTAGCTTCCGATCCGAATATATTAGTCTATTTGAATTCTCAAGACTGGAAAGAGATGTTGCTCAGGATAAGAAATCCCGTACTTACATTGCGAGGATTCGAATATAAAAAAGGGAATCTCCTGGAATTCGCAAAATTTCTAGGAAATTTTTCTCCGATGGAGCCGGTACTTCCGTATCTAGGAGATAACTGA
- a CDS encoding transglycosylase domain-containing protein, with protein MQETGVRTLFETKFECPACGTLSRIPESVPTETVFRLTCYRCGHKALVRLAHKVNVQDPEPIHVLTPNPEPKLQTREPASNFSNREDSKPESPKASLGSRFAESLNGKIASLRERFEGTSESRPWFQKIRAREHEEDTNSFRPPIKTLAERLLDKGRRFRIPKIRLNFWLYLLPLPFVLVFLIFFWIGVIQRESEVEALLNVFYIHQPTVIYDRDGKKVSEIFGKKTSNLEWDAYPENLKRMVLLVEDRNFYSHGGIHYSSLLRAFFVNVMNLRFKQGASTITQQLSRILLNDREKSLERKLKEAQLAYALESHLDKQKILLHYMNNVYLGHGAFGFDSASEFYFGKKPKDLNLAEMIVLASLASAPNRYSPLKNPDLSLGRVEAILRSLENDGALKEDLRPSMRDLYTSFNTRSPGETVYGNRKDDSPYVTEHVRKFLQTLYPDTNIYETGGFSVYTTISQPVQAELQRVVKSHVDSIIRSGQVRKQRLTEIGRNSDANPFRNLVADLSPALELFIDTDKFRAGGDNGLQAAVVAVDPQTGDVLLLHGGTEFKSDNQFPRAAGMYRQTGSTIKPILYAEAIDEGIVTPATRILDAPLIYRNSTSNWMPENIGNQYDGDISVRIALAKSKNTAAVQIAEKLGLSEISETFGRFFFPEEKILKNRFRRDLSLALGSLELSPLEMASAYSSFANDGNVLRPHLIEKVTDRSGNVVYQRKEQDEFNLHWPNERRAISPPTAEIMIDLLHGSANHAGVRNTGYRGEVAGKTGTTNEYRDAWFIGVRPGISMAVWIGYDSPSYGMGSSALGGTVAAPLWGTIAKLFDATESGDRNERRKYSFSQRAVSVMICPESGKLPGPDCNKKTSELFHPSHVPTEICPLTHKADAKKEILKNVF; from the coding sequence ATGCAGGAGACAGGAGTACGTACTCTTTTCGAAACTAAGTTCGAATGCCCGGCTTGCGGAACTTTATCCCGAATACCGGAAAGCGTTCCTACCGAGACGGTTTTTCGGCTAACCTGTTATCGCTGCGGTCATAAGGCTTTAGTTCGCTTAGCACATAAAGTTAATGTTCAAGACCCCGAGCCGATTCATGTCCTCACCCCTAATCCCGAACCGAAACTTCAAACTCGCGAGCCGGCCTCCAATTTTTCGAATCGAGAGGATTCCAAACCGGAATCGCCGAAGGCTAGTTTAGGCTCTCGGTTCGCGGAATCTCTCAACGGTAAAATCGCATCCTTACGGGAAAGATTCGAAGGGACTTCCGAATCGCGTCCTTGGTTTCAAAAGATTCGGGCGCGAGAACACGAGGAGGATACGAATTCGTTTCGTCCTCCGATCAAGACGTTAGCCGAACGACTTCTTGATAAAGGAAGGCGCTTCCGAATTCCGAAGATTCGTTTAAATTTTTGGTTATATTTACTCCCGCTCCCTTTCGTATTAGTTTTCCTGATTTTTTTCTGGATCGGAGTCATTCAACGCGAATCGGAAGTGGAAGCGTTGTTGAATGTCTTTTACATTCATCAGCCGACCGTAATTTACGATCGTGACGGTAAGAAAGTTTCTGAGATTTTCGGAAAGAAAACCAGCAATTTAGAATGGGATGCGTACCCTGAAAATTTGAAACGAATGGTTTTACTGGTAGAGGACCGAAATTTTTATTCTCACGGAGGCATTCACTATTCGTCGCTTTTGCGGGCCTTCTTCGTGAACGTGATGAATTTGCGGTTTAAGCAGGGAGCTTCCACGATAACCCAACAACTTTCCCGAATTCTATTAAACGATCGGGAAAAAAGTCTGGAAAGAAAATTAAAGGAAGCGCAACTCGCTTATGCTTTGGAATCCCATTTGGATAAACAAAAGATTCTTTTGCATTATATGAACAACGTGTACCTCGGACACGGAGCATTCGGCTTCGATAGCGCATCCGAGTTTTATTTCGGGAAAAAACCTAAAGATTTGAACTTAGCCGAGATGATCGTTTTGGCATCCTTGGCATCCGCGCCCAATCGGTATTCTCCATTAAAGAATCCTGATCTTTCTCTGGGAAGAGTGGAAGCGATTCTTAGATCTTTGGAGAATGACGGCGCCTTAAAGGAAGATCTGCGTCCGTCGATGCGGGATTTATATACTTCGTTTAATACTAGATCTCCCGGTGAGACGGTTTACGGAAATCGAAAGGACGATTCTCCGTACGTGACGGAACATGTCCGGAAATTTTTGCAGACTCTTTATCCGGACACTAATATCTACGAAACGGGCGGGTTCTCGGTGTATACGACGATCTCTCAACCGGTTCAGGCGGAACTGCAGAGAGTGGTTAAATCGCATGTCGATTCCATAATACGATCGGGGCAGGTCAGGAAGCAAAGGTTGACCGAGATCGGCAGGAATTCCGACGCAAATCCGTTTCGAAATCTTGTCGCGGACTTGTCTCCCGCGCTGGAACTCTTTATCGATACCGATAAATTCAGGGCGGGAGGAGATAACGGTTTGCAGGCGGCGGTGGTAGCGGTAGATCCTCAGACCGGGGATGTACTTTTGTTGCATGGAGGAACCGAATTTAAATCCGATAACCAGTTTCCTAGAGCGGCGGGAATGTATCGTCAAACGGGCTCCACGATCAAACCGATCCTCTACGCCGAAGCGATCGACGAAGGGATCGTAACTCCTGCGACTCGTATTCTGGATGCTCCGTTGATTTATCGAAATTCCACTTCTAATTGGATGCCCGAAAATATAGGAAATCAATATGACGGGGATATTTCGGTAAGAATCGCATTGGCAAAATCCAAAAATACCGCAGCGGTTCAGATTGCCGAAAAATTGGGACTATCGGAAATCTCCGAAACGTTCGGAAGATTCTTTTTTCCCGAAGAGAAAATTTTAAAGAACCGTTTTCGAAGGGATCTTTCTCTCGCTCTGGGCTCTCTGGAATTATCCCCGTTGGAAATGGCATCCGCTTACTCCTCCTTTGCGAACGACGGGAATGTTCTTCGTCCGCATTTAATCGAGAAAGTCACCGATCGTTCGGGTAATGTCGTTTATCAACGAAAGGAACAGGATGAATTCAATCTACATTGGCCCAACGAGAGGCGTGCGATATCGCCTCCCACTGCGGAGATCATGATCGATTTGTTGCATGGCAGTGCGAATCATGCCGGCGTCCGGAATACTGGTTATAGAGGAGAGGTCGCGGGAAAAACCGGAACTACTAACGAGTACCGAGACGCATGGTTTATAGGAGTTCGCCCCGGAATTTCGATGGCGGTTTGGATCGGCTACGATTCGCCAAGTTACGGAATGGGTTCGTCGGCGTTAGGCGGAACTGTCGCCGCTCCGTTATGGGGCACGATCGCAAAATTATTCGATGCCACCGAATCGGGGGATCGCAACGAAAGACGAAAATACTCTTTTTCTCAAAGAGCGGTATCGGTTATGATCTGCCCGGAGTCGGGAAAATTGCCCGGCCCGGATTGCAATAAAAAAACGAGCGAATTGTTTCACCCGTCCCATGTCCCGACGGAAATTTGTCCCCTGACTCACAAAGCCGACGCTAAAAAGGAGATCCTAAAGAATGTATTTTAG
- a CDS encoding polyprenyl synthetase family protein: protein MKAKGLKDLLVRKFDKKLYEIIDEDLRLLAEIKDYTIRSGGKRIRPVLHYCMCRILGYKGEKYTDVGAIAELIHAASLLHDDVVDEAQTRRGVPSVGSKFGNKTAILAGDYLLACGIDHLNSLGSPSLMDLFTQVIKDLSISELIQMEWERNPKLDLGIYDRVVYGKTASLFGAVCQAAGILAETPKKNLKKLHEFGIRLGSLFQKQDDAIDYFQAGEQTGKIPLKDFKNGLYTYPVLKLLEYSDKNDKKLTHSLFAKEDRTSQDEMVILSLLNRYNIRKTLNEEFQADVEELLRFLKGYPETPEGALVKEQFRKLTPV, encoded by the coding sequence GTGAAAGCCAAGGGATTGAAGGACCTCCTCGTCCGAAAGTTCGACAAAAAACTCTATGAAATCATCGACGAGGACCTGCGTTTGCTCGCCGAAATTAAGGATTATACGATTCGTTCCGGAGGGAAGCGGATTCGCCCCGTTCTGCACTATTGCATGTGCAGGATATTAGGATATAAAGGGGAAAAATATACGGATGTAGGAGCAATCGCGGAATTGATTCATGCGGCGAGCCTACTGCACGACGACGTAGTGGATGAAGCCCAGACTAGGAGAGGAGTTCCTAGCGTAGGCTCTAAATTCGGAAATAAGACGGCCATTCTTGCGGGCGACTATTTATTAGCCTGCGGGATCGATCATTTAAATAGTCTCGGATCGCCATCCTTAATGGATCTATTTACTCAGGTTATCAAGGATCTTTCCATCAGCGAACTGATTCAGATGGAATGGGAACGGAACCCGAAATTGGATTTAGGCATTTATGATCGTGTCGTCTACGGTAAAACCGCGTCGTTATTCGGGGCGGTCTGCCAGGCGGCGGGAATCCTCGCGGAGACACCTAAGAAAAATCTAAAAAAATTGCACGAATTCGGCATCCGTCTAGGCTCTCTCTTTCAGAAACAAGACGACGCGATCGATTACTTTCAGGCGGGAGAACAAACCGGAAAGATCCCGTTAAAGGATTTTAAAAACGGTTTGTACACTTATCCCGTCTTAAAGCTTCTTGAATACTCGGATAAGAACGATAAAAAATTGACTCATTCGCTTTTTGCAAAGGAAGACCGTACTAGTCAGGATGAAATGGTGATCCTTTCCTTGCTGAATCGGTATAATATTCGTAAAACCTTAAACGAGGAGTTCCAAGCCGATGTCGAGGAACTCTTGAGATTTTTAAAGGGCTACCCTGAGACTCCGGAAGGGGCTCTGGTTAAGGAACAGTTCCGGAAGCTGACTCCAGTGTAG
- a CDS encoding LIC10920 family plasminogen-binding lipoprotein has protein sequence MFDRLANLKKKQLYLVGSLLLFTLSCEHHNSTKSDLTVTSTDGSVNFSIHGSLDKTKTPNCGTASPYSASTTTGGTSTTTTTSTSTSSGSSNTQFTVISRLYYTTGDYVYLKFLYDSTQNQGQIDSQQGFSYSGSLTAKPLVANYGKIAWGGSGVPVDTSVSGSQALSYLTVTLDLVGNVVSSGSAGLSLTQCYTVDFINCTSATSSSMCYTQNGQQCFNSQSVSGVSVSIKGDVNCTSQSIPAGTSTTTQ, from the coding sequence ATGTTTGACCGACTCGCGAATCTGAAAAAAAAACAATTATATCTAGTCGGTAGCCTATTACTTTTTACTCTTTCCTGCGAGCACCACAATTCGACCAAGTCCGACTTAACGGTGACTTCTACGGACGGTTCGGTTAACTTTAGCATTCACGGAAGCTTGGATAAGACCAAGACCCCCAACTGCGGAACGGCATCTCCGTATTCGGCAAGCACTACGACCGGCGGAACTTCGACTACTACTACTACGAGTACATCGACTTCGTCCGGTTCATCGAACACCCAATTCACCGTAATCAGCAGGCTTTATTATACGACCGGGGATTACGTTTATTTAAAGTTCCTCTATGATAGTACGCAAAACCAGGGACAAATCGATTCCCAGCAAGGATTCTCTTATTCGGGAAGTTTAACCGCAAAACCTCTTGTCGCGAATTACGGAAAAATCGCCTGGGGGGGAAGCGGTGTGCCCGTGGATACATCCGTATCCGGTTCTCAAGCACTTTCCTATTTAACGGTAACTCTTGATCTGGTCGGAAACGTCGTCTCCAGCGGGAGCGCGGGTTTGTCCCTCACGCAATGTTATACCGTCGACTTTATCAATTGTACTTCGGCAACTTCGTCTAGTATGTGTTATACGCAGAATGGACAACAGTGTTTCAATTCTCAGTCCGTATCGGGTGTAAGCGTTTCCATCAAAGGAGACGTAAACTGCACGAGCCAATCGATTCCTGCAGGAACGTCCACCACAACCCAATAA